In Calonectris borealis chromosome 8, bCalBor7.hap1.2, whole genome shotgun sequence, the genomic stretch AAGGTGGGTAAGTatcattatccccattttacagatggggaaactgaggtgcAGAAGGGTTAAGTGACTTGCCCTGGTCATACAAcaagtcagtggcagagctggaggtAGGCACCCAGCTTTTCTCCCAGTCCCTATTTTACCCACTGGACCACACTGGCTTCCTAGAAGGTGAGATTTATGCTACCAAAACATGCGTTATATTTCTAAACCAAAGAGGGAGATCCTAACAAACGTGCATGGAACTACTGAAGCCTCTATTTATTGGTGTGAATTGTTTTCCTTGCAATTAaacatggagattttttttttcaggaggctTAGCCTACTGTAAGGGTAcagtacatttatatataaatataagaCTTAGGAACTTCTCATAGTTTGGGTTCATCTGTAATTGTTGTCCTTCATTGGAAGTAAACTGTTTCAAGCGATGAGCCGTACTTTAACAAAGCTCTTAAACATTTGCCTCCCAGTGttcttaaagaaaagcaaatacttttGACTGCTTGGGGGTATGTTGCTTTACTAAATTTATTTAATAAGTGGTCATGTAAGAATTACTAGTACAggtaggtttgggtttttgttttgtttcctaaaACAATTTAGATGTAACTATTAAACCAACTATTAACAGAGTAAGTTTATTACAAAAACAATCTGTAATTCAAATGTTACGCTAGTTATACATTATAACTGAAACTAGAATTTAGTTTTGAAGTACTGTGGgattatgttttaaaacaaaaagaggaactCTTCTGCTGAGCTGCATTAATAATAAAATGGAGCGAGTCTACTTCGTCTTCCATTTTGTTTCAGTAAGACACATAGCAAAGGGTAAAAAGCATCAGGGCCTCAGCCAAGAGCCCTTGTAAAGTTGCAGACTGGTGAGGGGAATTTTTTTCATCATATGGAATCTCAAATGATCAGTGACCATGGGCAGGAAGTATCGTTGCCTTGGTTTTAAaatagtttggttttgttgtttttttttttaattcatttcctgTAATTAATAATCATGGGTCAGATATATTATAGTGACAAATAATTCCTCTTTAAACGtgatttactaatacatatgaaCAGTTTCTAATAGGAATGATTAAAACAGAGCTACATGCTTGTGAAGTTCTTAATAGTTTCACTTTCATACTGGCTACACAAAGAGCTTTTGTATTGAACTGGATTTAAATGAACGGTGTCTTTGTGTTTTGCCTCTAACGCTTTGTGAAAAATACATCAGTGctactgtaatattttttaaagtgcatcAACAGAACTTTCTGATACGCAACCAGTCCTTATACAAGATTATAGCCTTTCtgcttattaatttcttttttgttgtctaAACAGAGTTTGGGAATGAAGTATTCTTTTACCTTTTAACCTGCTTAGCAATCACGTACAGCTGTTAGTTCCCTACAGGATGGGATTTCTTCTCAGACTGGTTTCTTGGTGTCTGTTCTGTGGGCTATAATGTTGCCAGACCATTTTTAGGTCAAGTCTGACTTAAGTTTCTGTTACGAAGGAGTACTTTTAAGTTTCACAGTTAAGTACATTTGCTGTTAAAAGAATACTGCATTTAGGAGCTAGCTGACAGTATGATTATGAACTGGCTAATTTCACCACTTCTAATAGTTAATTTTGTTAGTGCCAGTGGTGTCACAGTTTTACAGATGCTATCTTGTACAGGATGAGGTAAGCCTACCGTTCTTGTAACCATCTGTGGTATTCagatgtttctgtgctgctggaggaaaCTCTCTTAAATTAGAACAGCAGCCTCTATACCTCATTTGGTTAAAGATGTAGAAGATTTTGAAGAATAGCTTCTTGTCTCACTTTTATAAATCCAAATTCAGTCAAGTTGGAACAATTCAAGGATTCTGAATTATGTACTAACTCAAATTTGACTTCAGCATGCAGCAGGCAAATGGGATTTCTGAATGTGTCTTAAACAAATTTGTAGTCTCAATAGTCAATGTATTGATTTTAATTACCGAAGCGATGTGTTATTTTGGTGAACTGTTGCTCCTTTTAGAAGGTCAAGTCCCACATATTTGACTCTTAATgcttattttcaatatatttgtcTGTCTTAGATCTGTCTTTCGATTTCATCTGATATTTCTGTTACACCCTGCGGGCATCAGAATGTGAGCTAATGCCATAAATCAATCATTAGTCATTCACTTTGTTTACTtaagaaaagaaatctttgatAAATCATTGTCTGTCTTGTTCTAGGTACCCTGGAAGTTAGGCTGATGGGCTGCCAAGATATTTTGGAAAACGTCCCCGGTCGATCAAAAGCCACATCGATTACGCTACCTGGTTGGAGTCCAAATGAAGCCAGATCATCTTTCATGAGCAGAACCAGTAAAAGTAAAAGTGGGAGTAGTAGAAACCTTCTGAAAACTGATGACTTGTCCAGTTCAGTATACTCTTACTTCTCTTATTTTTATGCAtagcttttatttacattttaatgtaaatgttctgtaatttaaaatactaaaatgatTTGAAGCTTTGAACTTATCTGTTTTTTCATCTGtcaagttgtttaaaaaaaaaaaaaaaaccaccaacacacAACCACACCATTATGCCCATAAGAACCAATTAAATATGAGATTACATTTTTCAGGGAAACttactgaagatttttttgtttgtggaaaATCCTCTTAAAGATTTAAGCTGAGTTTGTGTACTTTATTTACAGATGAAGTCTGTGCTGTACTGAAGCTGGATAACACTGTGGTTGGTCAAACTAGCTGGAAACCTATTTCCAATCAGTCATGGGATCAGAAATTTACACTGGAACTAGACAGGGTAAAAATGTGGTCTTACTTCATTGACAGCTATAGTCAATTGTTTAGATTAATTTcatgttgctttatttttttttttcctgttgctgtgaTTACGTTCAAATTTCATGTGTGGAAGTATTCCTATCCTTAACAGAATGAGGTCCCTGGGGTTAAGCTGTTATGCTGGGCTGGCATTCTagaaattttaccttttctgGCCTACAAACGGACATAATATTTTTATCCAAGATCTAATACTTAGCATCTTTTTAGCCTGTGACAGACGGTGCTTAAATTTTTATTAGGATCATTAACTTCTAATTATTTATTAGTAAATTCTAATATCAGATACAGTTTGGATATTTTGGTAAGCTATGTCATAGAATTTTTACAGTGCTTCTGTAAAAGTGTTTTCAGGTGAAGCTGATCAATTCTTcaggaataataaataaattcactAATAGTTTTTTCCTAGAACTTTAAATGTTACTTGGAGGACGCAAGTATAGAAACGATACTTGATGTTTCTTTCCTCACACCTTTGAAGAGAATTTGTGTTATATAGGTTGAATCAAGCATTTGTTTTTTAGATAGCTGATAGTCATAGTATTTTAAggtacaaggatttttttttcatcagtgtttaaaatagactgaaaattaaactatattttaaaagCCTAAACGTTATCTCCAGtatatgtttaaaacaaatgagagggaaaaaaaaaagccaccttccTGTTTTTGCTCTCTCCCCGCCTCACCCCACCCCTTCGAGCCCCGAACCAGATTCCTTCCATCTAGGAAGGAAGCAGTTTTAGACCTGCAGGTAGAGAAATTCGGGTTCTGATTAGGAGTAGTGCAGAACAAAACTAGCAGCTGTGGAGTCCTGAAGCCTTGATTATTCTCAGATTAAGACTAGAACTAGTCAAAGTTTAGTAGCTAATCCTACCAGCCTAATATGTGTCATGTTCACTGTTTAAGAACTCAGTACTAGATGCTTTCTGGTGCCAGAAAAGGACCTTGCTTCTGCTGGGCATGACCAGACATCCTTCAGTATTTGAAACGCACATTCCaaaccccatcttttttttttatctgttgctTCTTCttaacttttgtttcttttaaaacctaCGACTGTCATATAAAGACAGTAAATTGATGCATCATGACGGAATTAAACTATGCTAACTGAACTTAGTAACATACAGTGCTGCTGTTATATTGTATTGCAGGATTCTTCACATTTTGTAACAAGCTTTTGTAACAAGCATATAAGATACCCTAAGAATATATGAATCCCACCAGCAAGATAAGATATAGCAGTAGTTCTTGTTAGTTTAAAGTTTTTGGCCCTTTTCACTACTGTGTTACAAAAACTGTATGTATTTCCAGAGATACTGTATAAAGTCTTGCATCATGATTTTGCAGGTACTAAAATGTCACTATGCAGCTGTGAAATGCAATTGATAATTGTAAATAACATGGAAAACTAGTAAAGTTGAGGTTTCTAAACACAGGTAAAAATTTGTTGTCAGAGCTTGAACTAAAATATCTTGAACTAGCACTGTTGTTAGACTGACTCAAAAAGTCTGGTGACTCTTTGTGACTCTCTCCTTCTACTCTTGGGGGAATTTTACGCTTATACTTTTACTTGGACACTGGCCATCACATCTGAACTGAAGTGGAATGCTACAATCATCCTAGTGAGAGCTTGCTCAATATGGCTAGTTAGTCCTCGCGCTCTTTTAAAGTAACAGCTCTGCATCTTGATCCTTGAGTTGCCAGGTCTTATGATTGAACAGAGGTAACTCTTGCAGAACAATTACTAGTAAGTCATTTCCTGTGTATATGTTTCCTGTTGTAGTCACGTGAATTAGAAATCTCAGTTTATTGGCGTGACTGGAGATCTTTGTGTGCAGTAAAGTTTCTGAGGTTGGAAGATTTCCTGGATAACCAACGGCATGGCATGTGTCTCTATCTTGAACCCCAGGGCACTCTCTTTGCAGAGGTAAGAATGTTTCTTTGAAGCACTTGAGCATACTTGCAAGTATTATGTTGCAGAATAGTTAAAGAAGTTTTTCATAAACTTTTAAGAATGCATTTGTTCTGAAACTTGAATTGTAACACACATTATTTGAACTGCAGGTTACGTTTTTTAATCCAGTTATTGAAAGAAGACCAAAACTccagaggcagaagaaaattttttcaaaacagcaagGTGATTGTTCAATATAAACATGTAAAGCTTAAAAATTGTACagatctgtgattttttttttttttttttttttttttaaatacagagacCTAATATTTGCCTGTGAATAAAGCTCTTGATAATGAAGGATTTGGCATTGCatttagaaatgttttgttttagaatTCCTTATTACACATTAGCATTTAATAGTGAATAATTAGGAATTCCTTAGGACTATGACAAATTCTGTTTGTTCTTCATAAACTATAAACTGattaatatgaattttttttaattatagcttTTGGTAATAAGTAAGGAAATTACTTGcactctattttcttttttcacaataTCCACAGGCAAAACATTTCTCAGAGCTCCTCAAATGAATATTAATATTGCCACTTGGGGAAGGCTGGTAAGAAGAGCTATTCCTACAGTAAATCACTCTGGCACCTTCAGCCCTCAAGCACCAGTGCCTGCTACCGGGCCAGTGGTTGATGCACACATTCCTGAACTAACACTGCCAGCCAGGTAGGTGATACCTAcaatttttaagtacttttaagAGCAAGAATAACAGTGAGATGCTTATGCCCTAATATACGTAATGTATGTCAAATCTGTTTATTCTGCAAGACTGCAGACCttccaatattttaattttggacATCCACTTTATAGACAGATCTACGCACGGAAGATTTGTTTTTTACATAACATGCAGTTTTAAGTTGGTTTTTATACTATTAAAAGTCTCCGCTATACACTGAggagttatttattttcttgtcagtGACTCTCCTGTAGCCAAATTGGACTTTGAACTTGAGCCTGAGCCTCCACCTGCTCCACCCCGTGCATCTTCCCTTGGAGAAATATGTGAATCTTCCTCTGAGATAAAGGCTCCTGATGTGCCATCTCAGGCAAGTAACTTTAAGAATTTCGGGCTATACAGTTTAACAAGGCTGTAATATTGGCACCTTTATGATGGATTTCTTCCCTTATATTTCAGCATATGCTCCCTTAACTTACACATACAGAATTGTCTCAACAGAATTCTGCGATTACTTTTGGTGGCAAGCTGTTTCCATGGTTGGTGTTTAACTCTCCATGTCATTGGTTCcaccacagaaaaaacaaaagcccaaaatCATTAgagtatttaggaaaaaatggttttattaACAAAGAGCAGAATGACTGGAGCAATAGGTTTCATCAGTCTGTTAAAAGCTTGCTTATCTGTATCATCTTAAAGTATATCATTTTAGCTTAGATAAATCTTGTGTTAAGAATTTCACACGCTTATAGTAAAAATTCTGCATTCATTTGCCTTCGCAATCAGTTTTAGAttttcagccttctttttcttcacagaatgAAGTAACaacttttgattttgaaaatggcAGAAATAGTATTGTCCCAAAACTCCAGCCTGAAATAATCTGTGAGCCAGATGCTCCCCATTCAGACATAAAATACACCAACACCCGAGAGCCTGAAGATAGAAGGTAAAAATGCAGTGGTTTTGCTGTTGATccaaataatatttcttaaagTTAACAAACTAGAAaatttttgactgtttttttattttacatagatCACAACAAAGATTTCAATTCAGTCTGAAGGATTTCAGATGTTGTGCTGTACTGGGCAGAGGACATTTTGGAAAGGTAAATGTCAAAAGGCTATATCAAATGTCAAGGCTATATCAAAAACTAGATATAGCTCTTAAATGGATCGCTTATCTTCTGTTCTAGGTGCTGTTGGCAGAGTACAAAAACACAAATGAGATGTTTGCTATTAAAGCCTTAAAGAAAGGAGATATTGTCGCTCGTGATGAAGTAGACAGGTCAGTTTCTGAAATACAATACATGGAGTCCATAAATcgtgttttctttctgcatgcaACACAACTGTAAGCTCTACCAAACAGTAGTTAAATTTAGTGAAAGAGCAAAACAAGTTGTCATCTCCCTGCTTAGTTGGCTGCTGCAGACATGTAGTCTTTCTTCTGGGACAAGGAGGGAGCAGTGCAGCTCAGGAATCCTGATTCGTTTTAGTGCCCCTCTTGCCATGCCTGTACTACAGCTCTGACTTAAAGCTGATCCTGTTTTTCATTTAGGTTCTCTCTTGCAATTATTTATTCTAATTACTTGTTCTATAGAATTCTACCACATTTCAGGAGGACAGTGACTTTTTTCTTTACTGGCAGAAACACGTACGATGGTATTTCGCAACCTGTAACATACTGTCATACTTTGTCCAATATATTTTCCCTTAAGTCCTCTGTATACtccactgttgtggtttttttaatctttttgccccaaaactcagattttttttctttgcttggaaGTGAAGTGGCAGTTACAAAACTGTCTAGTTTTAGTGCAAGGAGGTACTTTTACAACTGTTTAATAGTGACTATATTCATTTGACTTGCAGGAAGAAAGATAACTGTATTAAGAATACAAATTAACCAATTGTCTTAAAGATAAATAATCTGGGATTACTGTAGATAGATGTCTATAATATTGTTACTGGTTTTCCACTTTTTATATATtgcatacaattaaaataaaaatggattgaAGCTAATGCCACATGATGTCGATGCATACTTAATGCAAGTCTGAGTATTTGGAAGGAAAATTGGCAGAGTACAATTTTCATGGACTGCtagatttcctttttcattcGTGAAAGCTAAATGTAACTTCATGGAAATTCTGGCATCAACTTAATGTGTGTGCAAGTATTAAAACCTCTCTCTTGAAACAAAAAACGTTCTTACCTTATCCTgaggaatacaggaaaaaacataaggTATAAACTACCAACAGCTTTTGAGAGTTGAAAAATTGTGGTTCAGGATTCAGCTTTAAATTTTTACTGATTTTCTGTTTGCAGCTTGATGTGTGAAAAGCGAATATTTGAAACTGTGAATAGTGTAAGACATCCCTTCTTGGTGAACCTTTTTGCTTGTTTCCAAACCAAAGATCACGTTTGCTTTGTAATGGAATATGCTGCTGGTGGGGATCTGATGATGCACATTCATACTGATGTCTTCTCTGAACCAAGAGCAGTGTGAGTATCCATCCCTTTTTTGTGGCATTAAGTGAAGGGCATTTTGTTCAGTGGATAAGAACTAAGATCTTTATCACCACATGCCTCTACATTATGTCATTTCAGTAAATActgtttaagtttttaaaaggGTCAGAGATTTTAGCTGATTTTGTTAGAAAAAGACATATGCAGGTTTAATGTGCCTGAATCTACATTGAATTCAAAaattatatacaaatatttaatgtttataatactttttttttttaaagattacatAAAAAAACTAAATGAAGAGTTAAAATAGCAGACAAggctaaaaaaggaaagaataagccAAATTAGAATCCTTCAACGCCATGGCAGTGGACACTACAGAAAAGTAGTGTCACTACACTATAGAAAATCTATCTTCCAGGCCAAACGAACATACTACAGCTTGAAAGCTGCAAGTTTAAGCATTTTTGCCATCTGGCTTTAAAACTCTGACCTTGTATAAAACCAATCTGTACCTGAAAAAACATCAGAAGATGGTTAGTAAGAAAGATCAATAATAATGGACTTCACGTTCTGAAAAGCAAGACTAAAATCCAttgaaattttaacttttttgacAGATTCTATGCTGCATGTGTGGTTCTTGGACTTCAGTATTTACATGAACACAAAATAGTATATAGGTAAGTAGTCATTGACCCATTTCCAACAGATGAATTTCAGCTATTCTAAATAGTACTGAAGAAACATCAGTGATGCAATTTTGTTCTCAAATGTTCATTAGAGATTTGAAGTTGGATAACTTATTGCTGGACACAGAAGGCTTTGTGAAAATTGCTGACTTTGGTCTTTGCAAAGAAGGTAATGGcccttaaattttctttctaggGGAATTCCGTAGTCTGTCTTACTCTTGACTGTTCCTTGAGACTTGTGGACTGCCAAATGTGTATAGTGTGTACTTAGCCTCATTAGTatcatttgaaggaaaaaatacatctctGATTGTACAGATGTGGAGGAAGTTCCTTAGGGAAATAGCAGCAGCATCTGAGCATAGccctgttgttttggtttttttttcagttgtgagCATCACCTATTTGAATTCTTACTTCATCATATCTCTGCTTATTAATACGGCATACTGCTGCATTTTACAAGTTAGCAGAAAAAGCATTAAGTGTTTTTCCTCATTCTAAACACGCTGACACTGTACAATGAAATCAATACCATTATAATCCATACCTCACTCTTACTTGTTTACAAAGTCATTGtctatttttttaactctgaaataGTCGCAACTCTAAGCATATACAAATGACATGCAAAGTATACTATAGTTAAAATAGAGAAATTTATCCCAAAAGGGAAGCCGATACGCTAGAAAGTTACTTTCAAGCATCCCACTACTGGCAACTACCTTTCCAATAAGACATAAAATAGAAGTAGCAACTGAAATTGCAGTGTCTTTCTCAAACACCATTGTTGGGGGGAAGATCTGGAAAGGTCCATTTCCTTCTCCAATTCATATAGCCTGTCCTCCGTATCTTTTCGTTTTAGATAGCTTAAGAGGGAATTTAGTAAATTCAGTAGTGGTCAAACATTACTGTTGTCTTTAATATCCTAGGGCAAGTCCTGTGACTTTAGCTACAAACAAGTTCCATAAATGACAAAAGGAGACGAGGACAAGTAAAGCTCTTTCGTTTACTGACTACAATAAATGGTTTTCTTAAGCTTTCTGCAGCACCTCCACTTGTAGTGTCACATCAGTCCTTGTGGCGCTGATGCCCCAAACTGTGTTCCTCTTGCAAATATACAGGGCTCATTTTGCTCCAAGTTGTTTTACTACACTCCATGTTTTACTTTACTATACGTAGTTTTGCCGCTACAGAAATATCCATAGTAGGCACGTTTGACTAAACTAGTGTACCACATTTTCTTCTAGCTAGTAGAAATATAGTATAAGATCGTTTGTATCTTTCCAAGCAAAGATAACTGGGTGACAAAGGTGTAACTGGAAGCTTAATTTGGCTCATTGCGTATAGTTAGGGATAGAAGAACTTACACTGAAGCACACATGGGACAAGGGTGTGGGAGGGAAGAACGGGGGAATGTTTTACCTCATTGGCCTGAGCCTTCAGGACAGGCCCTGGAACCACAGTATTAGCTGAAGTTGCTTTAGAGAGAGGTTTTACTTGCTGGAGGAATAGGTTGTAGAGTGGCAGAAAATACTGCTTGCTTTTCATTAACTGTAACTTTTCAGGAATGGGATTTGGAGACAGAACAAGCACATTCTGTGGCACACCAGAATTTCTTGCTCCAGAGGTGCTGACAGAAACTTCCTATACAAGAGCTGTAGACTGGTGGGGTCTTGGTGTACTTATCTATGAGATGCTAGTGGGTGAGGTAAGTTCTAGTAAGATACAATGGAGTCATGAAACTAACATACGTTAAAAAGGTTACAAAACTCAAGATACCAGCCTGTCAACATTTAATATGCCCTACCTACAACTGTCACAGTTGTATCAATACTTGTATATACAGTATGTATAGGCATACCTAGTTTTATAGTGAGCATCTTACTACTTTTTCTTGATGAAAGACATTATTAAATACTGAGCAGCTACTTACCTGATACTAGCTGCTGTAATGCTATAGAAGCTGATGAGTCATGTCATGAGCTTGAATGATCAGCAATTCTGGAAGTGAATGAGTTATAGCTGGTCCAAGACTTAACCTCtagatttttgtggttttttgttttaattacatcATTATGCCTTAAATCAAATTACAGTAATGGCACATTCGTATCAGTGTTTCTAAGCAAGAACATAGCACATCTGGTTTTGGGGAGCTTAGTTTCCAACACACATCTGTTACCATCAAATTTGGATGCGTACAGCTATAGTAGTCTGCTTTCAAATGCTTTTGGAGAGAAAATAAACTCCTTAACTCCTGTAGCTTGAATGGAAGTGAGCTTTCATGCATAAAACTGGATAGTAGTGAAAGGTTATGCCAAACGCAATGCTGTTGACTATTTGAATTACACATGCACTAAAATAGAGTGCCCCAGTTCCATGTAAATGAGCTGATACAAATAAATGAGTATTGAATAGTTATTTACCATTGCGTATATTGCTTTACCTTCTGGTCCATTTTGTTGTAGTATCTCCCAGGTAGCACAGTGATGGCTTACATGCTAAAAACCAGAGAAAAACTATAGCTTTGCTCATCactttgttctttttcaaaaaaagatgaTCATTCAACTTTCTTTCACTTACTTTCAggtaaaaaaggacaaaaagctTGTAGGGTGTCGTGTACATCTGTCAGGCCACTTCAACACAGTTTGAAAACCCTTTA encodes the following:
- the PKN2 gene encoding serine/threonine-protein kinase N2 isoform X2; the protein is MASNAAEREILFTELQGDAKSLLASENVSTGQKLDFSDTMVQQKLDEIKDQIKREIRKELKIKEGAENLRKVTTDKKNLAYVDNILKKSNKKLEDLHHKLQELNAHIVVTDPEDVADCPRTPDTPNSDPRFSTNNRLMALKKQLDIELKVKQGAENMIQMYSNGSSKDRKLLATAQQMLQDSKTKIEVIRMQILQAVQTNELAFDNAKPVISPLELRMEELRHHFRIEYAVAEGAKNVMKLLGSGKVTDRKALSEAQARFNESSQKLDLLKYSLEQRLNELPKNHPKSSIIIEELSLVSSPTLSPRQSVISTQNQYSTLSKPAALTGTLEVRLMGCQDILENVPGRSKATSITLPGWSPNEARSSFMSRTSKSKSGSSRNLLKTDDLSNEVCAVLKLDNTVVGQTSWKPISNQSWDQKFTLELDRSRELEISVYWRDWRSLCAVKFLRLEDFLDNQRHGMCLYLEPQGTLFAEVTFFNPVIERRPKLQRQKKIFSKQQGKTFLRAPQMNINIATWGRLVRRAIPTVNHSGTFSPQAPVPATGPVVDAHIPELTLPASDSPVAKLDFELEPEPPPAPPRASSLGEICESSSEIKAPDVPSQNEVTTFDFENGRNSIVPKLQPEIICEPDAPHSDIKYTNTREPEDRRSQQRFQFSLKDFRCCAVLGRGHFGKVLLAEYKNTNEMFAIKALKKGDIVARDEVDSLMCEKRIFETVNSVRHPFLVNLFACFQTKDHVCFVMEYAAGGDLMMHIHTDVFSEPRAVFYAACVVLGLQYLHEHKIVYRDLKLDNLLLDTEGFVKIADFGLCKEGMGFGDRTSTFCGTPEFLAPEVLTETSYTRAVDWWGLGVLIYEMLVGESPFPGDDEEEVFDSIVNDEVRYPRFLSTEAISIMRRLLRRNPERRLGAGEKDAEDVKKHHFFRLIDWNALLAKKVKPPFVPTIRGREDVSNFDDEFTSEAPILTPPREPRILSEEEQEMFRDFDYIADWC
- the PKN2 gene encoding serine/threonine-protein kinase N2 isoform X1, yielding MASNAAEREILFTELQGDAKSLLASENVSTGQKLDFSDTMVQQKLDEIKDQIKREIRKELKIKEGAENLRKVTTDKKNLAYVDNILKKSNKKLEDLHHKLQELNAHIVVTDPEDVADCPRTPDTPNSDPRFSTNNRLMALKKQLDIELKVKQGAENMIQMYSNGSSKPTRLGVYRNWAGESKLEDTKALPAASRNRMEMDRKLLATAQQMLQDSKTKIEVIRMQILQAVQTNELAFDNAKPVISPLELRMEELRHHFRIEYAVAEGAKNVMKLLGSGKVTDRKALSEAQARFNESSQKLDLLKYSLEQRLNELPKNHPKSSIIIEELSLVSSPTLSPRQSVISTQNQYSTLSKPAALTGTLEVRLMGCQDILENVPGRSKATSITLPGWSPNEARSSFMSRTSKSKSGSSRNLLKTDDLSNEVCAVLKLDNTVVGQTSWKPISNQSWDQKFTLELDRSRELEISVYWRDWRSLCAVKFLRLEDFLDNQRHGMCLYLEPQGTLFAEVTFFNPVIERRPKLQRQKKIFSKQQGKTFLRAPQMNINIATWGRLVRRAIPTVNHSGTFSPQAPVPATGPVVDAHIPELTLPASDSPVAKLDFELEPEPPPAPPRASSLGEICESSSEIKAPDVPSQNEVTTFDFENGRNSIVPKLQPEIICEPDAPHSDIKYTNTREPEDRRSQQRFQFSLKDFRCCAVLGRGHFGKVLLAEYKNTNEMFAIKALKKGDIVARDEVDSLMCEKRIFETVNSVRHPFLVNLFACFQTKDHVCFVMEYAAGGDLMMHIHTDVFSEPRAVFYAACVVLGLQYLHEHKIVYRDLKLDNLLLDTEGFVKIADFGLCKEGMGFGDRTSTFCGTPEFLAPEVLTETSYTRAVDWWGLGVLIYEMLVGESPFPGDDEEEVFDSIVNDEVRYPRFLSTEAISIMRRLLRRNPERRLGAGEKDAEDVKKHHFFRLIDWNALLAKKVKPPFVPTIRGREDVSNFDDEFTSEAPILTPPREPRILSEEEQEMFRDFDYIADWC
- the PKN2 gene encoding serine/threonine-protein kinase N2 isoform X3; its protein translation is MALKKQLDIELKVKQGAENMIQMYSNGSSKPTRLGVYRNWAGESKLEDTKALPAASRNRMEMDRKLLATAQQMLQDSKTKIEVIRMQILQAVQTNELAFDNAKPVISPLELRMEELRHHFRIEYAVAEGAKNVMKLLGSGKVTDRKALSEAQARFNESSQKLDLLKYSLEQRLNELPKNHPKSSIIIEELSLVSSPTLSPRQSVISTQNQYSTLSKPAALTGTLEVRLMGCQDILENVPGRSKATSITLPGWSPNEARSSFMSRTSKSKSGSSRNLLKTDDLSNEVCAVLKLDNTVVGQTSWKPISNQSWDQKFTLELDRSRELEISVYWRDWRSLCAVKFLRLEDFLDNQRHGMCLYLEPQGTLFAEVTFFNPVIERRPKLQRQKKIFSKQQGKTFLRAPQMNINIATWGRLVRRAIPTVNHSGTFSPQAPVPATGPVVDAHIPELTLPASDSPVAKLDFELEPEPPPAPPRASSLGEICESSSEIKAPDVPSQNEVTTFDFENGRNSIVPKLQPEIICEPDAPHSDIKYTNTREPEDRRSQQRFQFSLKDFRCCAVLGRGHFGKVLLAEYKNTNEMFAIKALKKGDIVARDEVDSLMCEKRIFETVNSVRHPFLVNLFACFQTKDHVCFVMEYAAGGDLMMHIHTDVFSEPRAVFYAACVVLGLQYLHEHKIVYRDLKLDNLLLDTEGFVKIADFGLCKEGMGFGDRTSTFCGTPEFLAPEVLTETSYTRAVDWWGLGVLIYEMLVGESPFPGDDEEEVFDSIVNDEVRYPRFLSTEAISIMRRLLRRNPERRLGAGEKDAEDVKKHHFFRLIDWNALLAKKVKPPFVPTIRGREDVSNFDDEFTSEAPILTPPREPRILSEEEQEMFRDFDYIADWC